A window from Candidatus Nitrospira neomarina encodes these proteins:
- a CDS encoding integrase core domain-containing protein, protein MKRRNPRFGCIKIAEQISKTFAIPVEKDVVRRILATHYQPDQTDRPSWLTFLGHTKDSLWSMDFFRCESLRLKTYWVLVVMDQCTRRIIGFRVHPAPAMDGRALCRLFNQVTSRTGLPHWLSSDHDPVFRFHQWQANLRILGIHEVKTLPGVPVAHPFIERLIGTIRREYLDHILFWNESDLKRKLEAFKEYYNDFRIHQSLNSQTPEEAAGKDPPLPADPTHVVWQSHCQGLFYTPRAA, encoded by the coding sequence ATGAAACGTCGTAATCCGAGATTTGGGTGCATCAAAATTGCCGAACAGATATCCAAGACCTTTGCGATTCCCGTCGAGAAAGATGTCGTGAGACGGATCCTCGCCACGCACTATCAACCCGACCAAACAGACCGACCCTCGTGGCTGACTTTCCTTGGCCACACAAAGGATAGCCTGTGGAGCATGGATTTCTTCCGGTGTGAATCCCTCCGACTCAAAACTTATTGGGTCCTCGTCGTCATGGACCAATGCACACGTCGGATCATCGGGTTCAGGGTCCACCCAGCTCCTGCCATGGATGGGAGAGCGCTGTGCCGTCTGTTCAATCAGGTCACCAGCCGAACAGGGTTACCCCACTGGCTTAGCTCCGATCATGATCCCGTCTTTCGGTTTCACCAGTGGCAAGCGAATCTGAGGATTCTGGGCATCCACGAAGTGAAAACTCTTCCCGGCGTGCCGGTGGCCCATCCCTTCATTGAACGACTGATTGGCACCATTCGGCGAGAATATTTAGATCACATCTTGTTCTGGAATGAATCTGATCTGAAGCGGAAGTTAGAAGCCTTCAAGGAGTATTACAATGACTTTCGGATCCACCAGAGCCTGAATTCACAAACCCCCGAGGAAGCGGCTGGGAAAGACCCACCGCTACCTGCCGACCCAACGCATGTTGTGTGGCAATCACATTGTCAGGGATTGTTCTACACCCCAAGAGCTGCATGA
- a CDS encoding integrase core domain-containing protein, producing the protein MIIQFAQETPAWGYDRIVGTLKNVGYTVSDQTVGNILQRHGLPPAPERKKTTTWREFIRSHWDILVATDFFTTEVWTRSGLVIYYILFYIQVGRRKVHIAGLTPNPNGAWMIQIARNSTMMEWGFLTPGQQVIHDRGTKFCSTFQETIKAAGVKLVKLPPCSPNLNAQAERWSRSVKEEVLSRLILFGEGALRQVLKEYVTHYHQERPHQGKGNELLLPRPKKEAWETNPIRPREKLGGLLKYYSREAA; encoded by the coding sequence TTGATCATCCAATTCGCTCAAGAGACTCCCGCCTGGGGATATGACCGCATTGTCGGAACGTTAAAGAATGTGGGATATACGGTGAGCGACCAAACGGTCGGCAATATTTTGCAACGGCACGGCCTTCCCCCAGCACCGGAGCGAAAAAAGACCACGACCTGGCGCGAGTTTATTCGCTCCCACTGGGATATCTTGGTCGCCACAGATTTCTTTACCACGGAAGTCTGGACGAGGAGTGGGTTGGTGATCTATTACATCCTGTTCTATATCCAGGTGGGGAGGCGAAAAGTACACATTGCGGGATTGACACCAAACCCCAACGGAGCATGGATGATACAGATAGCCCGGAATTCAACGATGATGGAGTGGGGCTTCCTGACACCAGGTCAACAGGTGATCCACGACCGTGGGACTAAGTTCTGCTCCACCTTTCAGGAGACAATCAAAGCGGCAGGCGTAAAGCTCGTCAAACTTCCTCCATGCAGTCCAAATTTGAATGCCCAGGCCGAGCGCTGGTCGAGATCGGTGAAAGAAGAAGTCTTGTCGCGGCTCATCCTGTTTGGAGAAGGCGCTCTTCGGCAGGTACTCAAGGAGTATGTCACCCATTATCATCAGGAACGGCCTCATCAGGGAAAGGGCAATGAATTACTGCTACCGCGTCCGAAGAAAGAGGCCTGGGAGACCAACCCCATTCGCCCTCGCGAAAAACTAGGTGGACTGCTGAAATATTACTCACGAGAAGCCGCATGA
- a CDS encoding protein-glutamine glutaminase family protein, with translation MRSKQETGIFTIATIRKPTKGGPTEYLFNERQQIFTLGLPKGVARARSGFLEKTFKKKQPVKVVLDPRRSLIKKIEVVSSPEFKEYRAKRVLLDKPNRGQRIKMATIDPTTFNIVDHYLKSPSFLRCKRIVPNFKQAKQIFDYCAKQSCHLPGPSDISPCIPFQYVRDGCYARAHKMRWIITTKYRYCCEKVFSFANQRNDRLAVKADKWGGCCVTWWYHVAPLIRVRVRIGRVWSFVLAMVVDPGMFDKPVLLSTWLGAQENTLCHSSANVSMYSIQPGSAYTPANYSGTAFTNDPAYSATDGTLTMYKNLTTCP, from the coding sequence ATGCGATCTAAACAGGAAACGGGAATTTTTACCATTGCCACCATTAGAAAGCCCACCAAAGGAGGGCCCACGGAGTACTTGTTTAATGAAAGGCAACAAATTTTTACTCTAGGGTTACCCAAAGGGGTTGCTCGGGCAAGGTCGGGTTTTTTGGAAAAAACGTTCAAGAAGAAACAACCGGTCAAAGTGGTTTTGGATCCCAGACGAAGTCTCATTAAGAAAATCGAGGTGGTTTCTTCCCCTGAATTCAAGGAATACCGAGCTAAGAGAGTCCTTCTGGATAAACCAAATCGGGGGCAGCGTATTAAGATGGCTACCATTGACCCCACCACGTTCAACATCGTGGACCATTACCTGAAATCCCCATCTTTTTTGCGCTGTAAACGCATCGTTCCGAATTTCAAACAGGCCAAACAAATTTTCGACTACTGTGCAAAGCAGTCCTGCCATTTACCGGGGCCTTCCGATATTTCACCCTGTATTCCATTTCAGTATGTAAGAGACGGGTGCTATGCACGAGCCCATAAAATGCGTTGGATTATCACCACAAAGTACCGCTACTGTTGTGAAAAAGTGTTCAGCTTTGCAAACCAGCGCAATGATCGATTAGCCGTGAAAGCCGATAAGTGGGGTGGGTGTTGTGTGACATGGTGGTACCACGTTGCCCCGTTGATTCGGGTCCGTGTCCGGATTGGTAGGGTGTGGAGTTTTGTACTCGCCATGGTGGTTGATCCGGGTATGTTCGATAAACCCGTTCTTCTGAGTACTTGGCTCGGGGCCCAAGAAAATACCCTCTGTCATTCCTCCGCCAATGTTTCGATGTATTCGATACAACCGGGATCGGCCTATACACCAGCTAATTATAGCGGAACAGCGTTTACTAACGATCCGGCATACAGTGCGACCGATGGAACACTAACCATGTATAAGAATCTGACAACATGCCCCTAA
- a CDS encoding helix-turn-helix domain-containing protein codes for MIELVLEMKRRNPTFGCPEIAEHLSKTFALTLDKDVVRRILAAYYRPERDDGPSWLSFLGKTKDSLWSIDFFRCESLRLQTHWVLVVMNHCTRRIIGFEVHSAPAIDGPALCRMFHLVTGHHGVPHCLSSDHDPIFRFHQCKRI; via the coding sequence GTGATTGAACTGGTACTTGAGATGAAACGGCGCAATCCCACCTTTGGGTGTCCCGAAATTGCTGAACACCTATCCAAAACGTTTGCCCTCACTCTCGATAAAGATGTTGTCAGACGAATCCTCGCCGCCTACTACCGTCCTGAGCGTGACGACGGACCCTCGTGGCTGTCCTTTCTGGGAAAGACGAAGGACAGTCTGTGGAGTATCGATTTCTTTCGGTGTGAGTCTCTTCGCCTCCAAACCCATTGGGTCCTCGTCGTGATGAACCACTGCACGCGTCGAATTATCGGGTTCGAAGTCCACTCGGCTCCGGCCATCGATGGCCCTGCGCTGTGTCGTATGTTCCATCTAGTAACAGGTCATCACGGAGTGCCGCACTGTCTCAGCTCCGATCATGACCCCATATTTCGATTCCATCAGTGCAAGCGAATTTGA
- a CDS encoding integrase core domain-containing protein: MRILGIHEIKTIPCVPVSHPFIERVIGTIRREYLDRLLFWNESGLEWKLEDFKEYHNGSRIHQSLKQQTPEVAARKDLPPSIDPRHFVWQ, from the coding sequence TTGAGAATTCTGGGAATCCATGAGATCAAAACCATCCCTTGCGTGCCGGTGTCTCATCCCTTCATCGAACGAGTGATCGGCACCATTCGTCGGGAGTATTTGGATCGATTACTGTTCTGGAATGAGTCGGGTCTAGAGTGGAAGTTAGAGGACTTTAAGGAGTATCACAATGGCAGTCGGATCCATCAGAGCTTGAAGCAGCAAACACCCGAGGTAGCGGCGAGAAAGGATCTACCGCCATCGATAGACCCAAGGCATTTTGTGTGGCAGTAA
- a CDS encoding DUF2608 domain-containing protein encodes MRITAFLSCLILFLFSTSCTSLGPKEHGSIVNHPYPPIETFEEVEKKTSELIAKYGPTNVLVVCDLDNTLLAMNQDLGSVQWYDWQKTFASDHPDRVMLKDMNLLEIQWLLYSNSGMHPPEQALPEILGKLQNKNVTTLILTSRSPPVRDATRRELVKNGYLLARTALNIPQENKNLESYCPFEPPSEPKEDQPCTFTDHHQGKYQLTPQEINYIQTKGVRPVSYAQGVYMTAGQHKGAMLKTILTKSKKNFKGIIFVDDTNQHVENVYDSFKETDIEIVSYLYTQEAEKVKFFEQGDKHNAKTSWKLFRETSNAIFK; translated from the coding sequence ATGAGAATAACGGCTTTTCTTAGTTGTCTGATCCTTTTTTTATTCTCAACCTCCTGTACAAGTTTAGGCCCCAAAGAACATGGGTCCATCGTCAACCACCCCTACCCACCGATCGAAACTTTTGAAGAGGTCGAAAAGAAAACTTCGGAGTTGATTGCCAAGTATGGCCCCACTAACGTGCTGGTGGTTTGTGATCTTGACAACACGCTTCTGGCGATGAATCAGGATCTCGGAAGCGTTCAATGGTATGACTGGCAAAAAACCTTCGCTTCAGACCATCCCGATCGAGTAATGCTCAAGGACATGAACCTCCTCGAAATCCAATGGTTACTCTATTCTAATAGTGGCATGCATCCGCCAGAACAGGCTTTACCGGAAATTCTCGGAAAATTGCAAAATAAAAATGTAACCACTTTGATTCTCACGAGTAGAAGTCCTCCTGTACGAGATGCAACACGGAGGGAACTCGTCAAAAACGGCTATTTGTTAGCCAGAACAGCCCTAAATATTCCTCAAGAAAACAAAAACCTCGAGAGTTATTGTCCTTTTGAGCCACCTTCCGAACCTAAAGAAGATCAACCATGTACCTTCACAGATCATCACCAAGGGAAATACCAGTTAACGCCCCAGGAAATAAACTACATTCAAACAAAAGGGGTACGCCCAGTCAGCTATGCTCAAGGAGTGTATATGACTGCAGGCCAACATAAAGGTGCCATGTTAAAAACCATCCTCACAAAATCTAAGAAAAATTTTAAAGGGATCATATTTGTGGATGATACAAATCAGCATGTGGAAAACGTGTATGACTCATTTAAAGAAACAGACATTGAAATTGTGAGTTACCTTTATACCCAGGAAGCAGAAAAAGTGAAATTTTTCGAACAAGGCGATAAACACAACGCGAAAACATCTTGGAAACTGTTTCGAGAAACAAGCAATGCCATTTTTAAGTAG
- a CDS encoding integrase core domain-containing protein translates to MDQLTQRLIGFGAQADLVDGPGLCRMFNTIIAGKKPPRCVSSDHDPLFTYHRWKANLRILEVKEIKSIPSIPLSHPFVERLIGTIRREFLDHLLFWNAEDLERKLENFQHYYNRHRVHASLGGQTPAEVNGASTMNSAELDHFRWEKHCRGLVKLPHAA, encoded by the coding sequence ATGGATCAGTTGACGCAGCGGCTTATTGGATTCGGGGCACAGGCTGATTTGGTCGATGGCCCGGGGTTATGCCGAATGTTCAACACCATCATAGCAGGGAAGAAACCGCCACGGTGCGTGAGCTCTGACCATGACCCCCTATTCACATATCATCGATGGAAAGCCAACCTGCGCATTCTTGAAGTCAAGGAGATCAAGAGTATTCCGTCAATTCCTCTCTCCCATCCCTTTGTTGAGCGACTCATCGGCACCATACGCCGGGAATTCCTTGATCATTTGCTATTCTGGAATGCCGAGGATCTGGAAAGAAAGTTGGAAAACTTTCAGCACTACTATAATCGCCACCGCGTGCATGCTTCCCTCGGAGGCCAAACGCCAGCAGAAGTCAACGGTGCGTCAACGATGAATTCAGCGGAGCTTGATCATTTCCGCTGGGAGAAGCATTGTCGTGGTCTTGTCAAACTCCCCCACGCAGCATAA
- a CDS encoding PhpK family radical SAM P-methyltransferase, whose protein sequence is MVVGYHESCDDEKFLSLLDSFGELPIPLRMLLRNRLDLDGCSVPYLDALTHYTPTGSADLDRSIYTVAELPSLSTLYLVNYLRKRGRRVEFVNAFTYERSKLKKLLTAGPKSVAITTTFYMMPAPVIDIVRFIREHNDETVIIVGGPLIVNSCRDFDQGRLSRFLDLVGADLYVWESQGEASLDHIVGNLAEGRDCVGIPNVFVRSGSGWSLSARKPETNDLNECSIAWNLFQRADLGATVSTRTARSCAFKCAFCDYPERAGALALADVETVERELETLASMGVRRVAFIDDTFNVPMGRFEELCRMMARRAFGIEWYSYFRCTNVRGTEIFDLMRDAGCGGVLLGIESADDGILANMNKRAKSADYQFGIEELKKRDIFVHASLVVGFPGESRDTIKRSIDFLNQTGADTFAANHWYYLHSTPVNKMAALYNLKGSGHEWSHSTMNGKEAADYLEIMFDEVTGPAWMPVNGLDFWGVPYLLGKGMRANQVIQFLRLAKPMNAGVRFQKGTIQSESGKNTEDMRRFCENLSIEPSRYSMKGR, encoded by the coding sequence GTGGTAGTCGGATACCATGAATCGTGTGATGATGAGAAATTCCTCTCTTTGCTTGACTCGTTCGGTGAGTTGCCAATTCCATTGCGAATGCTGCTTCGCAACCGTCTTGATCTTGACGGATGTTCAGTTCCTTATCTCGACGCACTGACCCATTATACTCCAACTGGTAGCGCAGACCTGGATAGGAGTATTTATACGGTTGCAGAGCTTCCAAGCTTATCAACACTATACCTAGTGAACTACCTCAGAAAGCGAGGCAGAAGAGTTGAATTTGTTAATGCATTTACCTATGAGAGGTCAAAACTTAAAAAATTACTTACCGCAGGACCGAAATCCGTCGCAATCACCACAACATTCTATATGATGCCAGCACCGGTGATTGATATTGTTCGTTTTATTAGGGAACACAATGATGAGACTGTCATAATTGTTGGCGGACCGTTGATTGTTAATTCATGCCGTGATTTTGATCAGGGTCGACTTAGTCGATTCTTGGATTTGGTTGGTGCAGACCTCTATGTCTGGGAATCGCAAGGCGAAGCGTCCCTTGATCATATTGTAGGCAATCTTGCTGAAGGGCGTGACTGTGTAGGAATTCCCAACGTTTTTGTTCGTTCTGGTTCTGGCTGGAGCCTGAGTGCAAGGAAGCCGGAAACAAATGACCTAAATGAGTGTTCCATCGCCTGGAATTTATTCCAACGTGCCGATCTAGGAGCTACAGTCTCGACTCGCACCGCACGGAGCTGTGCTTTTAAGTGTGCGTTTTGCGATTACCCAGAACGCGCCGGGGCTCTTGCTCTTGCTGATGTTGAAACTGTAGAGCGGGAACTCGAAACGCTTGCTTCCATGGGAGTTCGCCGCGTAGCTTTTATTGATGATACATTCAATGTCCCAATGGGGCGATTTGAGGAACTTTGCCGAATGATGGCAAGGCGCGCCTTTGGGATAGAGTGGTACTCTTACTTTCGTTGCACTAATGTAAGAGGCACGGAGATTTTTGACCTCATGCGGGATGCCGGGTGTGGTGGCGTACTGTTGGGGATCGAGTCAGCCGACGATGGCATTCTTGCAAACATGAACAAACGGGCGAAATCGGCAGATTATCAGTTCGGAATAGAAGAATTAAAAAAGCGGGATATTTTTGTACATGCCTCCTTAGTAGTGGGCTTTCCTGGTGAGAGTCGTGACACAATCAAGAGGTCAATCGATTTTCTTAACCAGACTGGAGCAGATACCTTTGCCGCAAATCATTGGTATTACCTGCACTCTACTCCGGTCAACAAAATGGCGGCGCTATATAACCTAAAAGGTTCTGGCCACGAATGGTCTCATAGTACTATGAATGGAAAGGAAGCAGCTGATTATCTTGAGATAATGTTCGACGAAGTCACAGGGCCTGCCTGGATGCCAGTGAACGGTCTCGATTTCTGGGGTGTACCGTATTTGCTTGGTAAAGGTATGAGGGCCAATCAAGTTATTCAGTTCCTGCGCCTGGCCAAGCCCATGAACGCTGGTGTGCGTTTTCAGAAGGGGACTATTCAATCTGAGTCCGGGAAAAATACCGAAGACATGCGCAGGTTTTGTGAGAATCTTAGCATCGAGCCTAGTCGCTACTCGATGAAAGGGAGGTAG
- a CDS encoding C-terminal binding protein, translating into MSKPVVIYTDAPWAWRSDKHLHSADIEHAVFEGKFDIRILPRGATQIADGKLKEFVEGAVAMVIYRTQITADLLDAAGPDLQVVGRAGVGYDNLAPSLLEDRGIIGFNVPDYCVDEVVTHTMALLLAAERGIVQQHVSLAGGEFNIYAGTIPRRLFEHTAGIVGFGRIGRAVAPRLRMFYGQVVAFDPYVSGDLMAGYGIRKVGLDKLLTGCDTILVHCTLTSETNRMFGQAEFEKMKLGAYFVNAARGALVQSKALHDALINGPLAGAVLDVFAPENPWDDEWLSKIVVLPNVVVTSHRAFLSREAEMSQRRRVAEGIRHVLLEGQPPVCGHITVNMPPNSTRAARSHSAGGYDVGR; encoded by the coding sequence ATGTCAAAACCTGTAGTGATATACACTGACGCGCCATGGGCTTGGCGCTCGGACAAACATCTTCATTCAGCGGACATTGAGCATGCCGTGTTTGAAGGGAAGTTCGACATTCGCATCTTACCAAGAGGTGCAACACAGATCGCTGATGGAAAACTAAAGGAGTTTGTGGAGGGGGCCGTTGCAATGGTTATCTATCGGACTCAGATTACAGCAGATCTTTTAGATGCGGCGGGCCCTGACCTACAGGTAGTCGGACGTGCAGGGGTTGGGTATGACAACCTTGCTCCTTCCCTATTGGAGGACCGCGGCATAATTGGGTTCAATGTTCCGGACTACTGTGTGGATGAAGTGGTAACGCACACCATGGCACTGCTGCTGGCTGCAGAGAGAGGAATAGTTCAACAACATGTAAGTCTGGCTGGAGGCGAATTTAATATTTACGCCGGGACTATTCCCCGCAGGCTTTTCGAACATACTGCTGGAATTGTCGGCTTCGGAAGGATTGGACGTGCGGTTGCTCCAAGGTTGCGAATGTTTTATGGACAAGTTGTAGCGTTTGACCCTTATGTCTCGGGAGATCTAATGGCGGGCTATGGCATCAGAAAGGTTGGACTCGATAAGCTGCTCACTGGGTGTGACACAATTTTGGTGCATTGCACCCTGACATCGGAGACGAATCGAATGTTCGGACAAGCGGAGTTTGAGAAGATGAAACTTGGAGCTTACTTCGTCAATGCAGCACGGGGGGCACTTGTCCAATCGAAGGCGCTTCATGACGCACTAATAAACGGGCCATTAGCGGGGGCAGTACTGGATGTGTTTGCTCCTGAAAATCCTTGGGACGATGAGTGGTTGTCGAAAATTGTTGTCCTCCCAAATGTAGTGGTTACAAGCCACCGTGCTTTTCTTTCTCGTGAGGCTGAGATGAGCCAAAGGAGACGAGTTGCTGAGGGTATACGACACGTGCTGCTAGAGGGGCAGCCTCCGGTTTGTGGGCACATCACCGTAAATATGCCCCCTAATTCAACGCGCGCGGCACGATCCCATTCAGCAGGAGGCTATGATGTTGGACGTTAG
- a CDS encoding aldehyde dehydrogenase family protein, producing the protein MMLDVRNPVSNEVVGTVPCDTPQSVEKRIANLKSYDQTLNTEERSEILRRAADLLNARKEDFSIRITQEAGICIKESRREVDRACINLRVSASETERIHGEALRVPFRQQNKLALTIYEPVGLVCAITPFNRPLNQVVVKVAPSFGANNSIIVKPSEVTPLSALAFMDLMYECGMPENAGACSVGFPEEIGSSLLQSQCVDMVTFTGSVETGERIMKMAGLKKTLMELGGNDPLIVLADADLRHAAAVASAGAFGTAGQSCRGVKRIIVMDEVADAFLKLLMVEARKLRIGDPFDPQTDIGSLISVEAAKQVEARCLTAVANGARLLMGGQRDGPFMQATVLDNVSQDSDLIIQETFGPVAPLIRVNSLEEALRVANSTPYGLQAGVITNNIRDFFYLASKLRVGGVGLNEGPQFDSPHIPFGGVKRSGIGREGIRYTIREMSTVKTVLLGWGTL; encoded by the coding sequence ATGATGTTGGACGTTAGAAATCCGGTTTCAAATGAGGTGGTTGGTACTGTCCCCTGCGATACTCCACAATCAGTCGAAAAACGGATCGCGAATTTAAAAAGCTATGACCAGACATTGAATACTGAAGAACGGAGTGAGATTCTTCGGCGGGCAGCAGATCTTTTGAATGCGCGAAAGGAAGACTTTTCGATTCGGATCACTCAAGAAGCTGGCATATGTATTAAGGAGAGCAGACGCGAAGTGGATAGGGCATGTATCAATCTTCGCGTATCAGCGAGCGAAACAGAGAGAATTCACGGTGAGGCGCTTCGTGTTCCATTCCGGCAACAAAATAAACTTGCGCTCACCATTTACGAACCTGTTGGTCTTGTTTGCGCAATTACGCCTTTTAATCGACCCCTTAACCAAGTGGTTGTGAAGGTAGCACCTTCGTTTGGAGCCAACAACAGCATCATTGTTAAGCCGTCTGAGGTCACTCCGCTTTCTGCACTTGCCTTCATGGATCTGATGTATGAATGTGGTATGCCTGAAAACGCTGGTGCATGTTCAGTGGGGTTTCCAGAGGAAATTGGTTCTAGCCTGCTCCAAAGTCAATGTGTAGACATGGTGACATTCACTGGAAGTGTAGAAACGGGTGAGCGGATTATGAAGATGGCGGGTCTGAAAAAGACTTTGATGGAGTTGGGGGGCAACGATCCTTTGATTGTCCTTGCTGACGCAGATTTACGACACGCTGCTGCAGTAGCGAGTGCAGGAGCATTCGGGACAGCCGGTCAGTCGTGCCGTGGAGTCAAACGGATCATTGTTATGGATGAAGTAGCAGATGCATTTTTAAAACTCCTAATGGTCGAGGCTCGCAAGTTGCGTATTGGAGACCCTTTCGATCCTCAAACGGATATCGGATCGTTAATCAGTGTGGAAGCAGCTAAACAGGTTGAAGCTCGTTGTTTGACGGCGGTTGCCAATGGCGCAAGATTGCTGATGGGGGGACAGCGAGATGGACCTTTCATGCAGGCGACAGTGCTCGATAATGTCAGTCAAGATAGTGATCTGATTATCCAAGAGACATTTGGTCCGGTTGCCCCATTGATCCGTGTCAATAGTCTTGAGGAAGCCCTTAGAGTTGCCAATTCCACACCCTACGGACTGCAGGCTGGTGTTATTACAAACAATATTCGTGACTTTTTTTACCTTGCGTCAAAGCTTCGCGTGGGGGGGGTCGGATTAAACGAAGGTCCTCAGTTTGACTCCCCCCATATTCCATTTGGAGGTGTCAAACGGAGCGGAATCGGACGGGAAGGAATCCGTTACACAATCCGTGAAATGAGCACGGTTAAAACCGTGTTGTTAGGTTGGGGAACATTATGA
- a CDS encoding adenylyltransferase/cytidyltransferase family protein — translation MKRESIAVIHGRFQPLHMGHLEYLLAGKQMADVLIVGITSPDPWLLGEEQAAPERGDPLANPCTYWERLLMVSSSLIESGVSRDEFYIVPFPHSYPERLKYYAPSDALYLLTIYDEWGEVKRQRLESLGLRTSVLWRRKKKVTSGTELRRLIVEGGDWKSKIPSAALKVILEHAIDDRIRANLSGR, via the coding sequence ATGAAGCGAGAGTCTATCGCGGTAATACACGGACGTTTTCAGCCTCTGCATATGGGACACCTTGAATACTTGCTAGCTGGGAAACAGATGGCAGATGTGCTGATTGTCGGAATAACGAGTCCTGATCCATGGCTATTAGGAGAGGAACAGGCGGCACCCGAGCGAGGAGACCCATTGGCAAATCCATGTACGTATTGGGAGCGTCTCTTAATGGTATCAAGTTCCCTAATTGAGTCTGGCGTTTCACGGGATGAATTTTACATTGTGCCCTTCCCGCACAGCTATCCTGAGCGATTAAAATACTATGCACCATCGGATGCACTGTACTTGCTTACTATCTATGACGAGTGGGGCGAAGTCAAACGGCAACGTTTGGAAAGCCTTGGATTGAGGACATCCGTTTTATGGCGCCGAAAAAAAAAGGTGACCAGTGGAACAGAGCTGAGAAGATTGATTGTTGAAGGAGGGGACTGGAAGTCGAAGATTCCGTCGGCAGCATTGAAAGTCATCCTGGAGCATGCGATTGATGATCGCATACGAGCAAACCTGAGCGGGCGATAG
- a CDS encoding CMP-5'-phosphonoformate--3-phosphoglycerate phosphonoformyl transferase — MQQKIYMVVMCGAGDRSIAELGGMTPLAAAYTPHADVLAERGVQGMVTVIDGDICPESDSGIMALLGYDPKLYYTGRGSLEAIGLEFMNPGENAVGFRVNFASYDENQRCLDRRTARDLLDEELQALVASVRDNSVLNASLGVHSAIEGFGRHRGVVCLKTSDRPLSANVSNTDPGFKKVGPFGIPNKTFRSIPLPCRPLDETPAAAFTAGLVNRFTEESSKILRKHEVNAARLARGALSANILLFRDAGGEAPDLASFHARFGWSLAIYGQVPAERGLCKLLGGAWRDARQEQNCGDEYYFRDLVNSLLSDPSDVIVVHLKGPDEPGHDGRPIEKTRALERIDQLFTGPLVEGSGTDDVIILTADHATPCDLGIHSADPVPVLISARSIPKDASDRYCENQARNGALPVKIASDLLDYLQRILGNS; from the coding sequence ATGCAACAAAAGATATACATGGTCGTGATGTGTGGTGCTGGGGACCGATCTATTGCTGAATTAGGGGGAATGACTCCACTCGCAGCAGCTTACACACCGCATGCAGATGTCCTTGCAGAGCGGGGAGTGCAAGGAATGGTCACCGTAATCGACGGCGACATATGTCCCGAGTCTGATTCTGGAATTATGGCATTGCTTGGCTACGACCCAAAATTATATTACACAGGCCGAGGTTCCCTCGAAGCAATTGGGTTAGAATTCATGAACCCCGGTGAAAATGCTGTTGGTTTCCGCGTCAATTTTGCCAGCTACGACGAAAACCAAAGGTGCTTGGACCGCCGTACTGCAAGAGATTTATTAGATGAGGAACTGCAAGCTTTAGTTGCTTCAGTACGCGATAACTCCGTTCTTAACGCTAGCCTTGGCGTCCACTCAGCTATCGAGGGGTTCGGGAGGCACAGAGGTGTTGTGTGCCTGAAGACCTCCGATCGTCCGCTCAGTGCAAATGTTTCGAATACTGATCCTGGCTTTAAAAAGGTAGGCCCCTTCGGTATACCAAACAAAACGTTTCGATCTATCCCACTGCCATGTAGGCCACTGGACGAAACCCCCGCCGCCGCCTTTACCGCTGGACTCGTCAATCGATTCACTGAAGAAAGTTCAAAAATTCTGCGAAAGCACGAAGTCAATGCGGCCCGCTTGGCTAGGGGTGCACTCTCGGCAAACATTCTGCTTTTTCGTGATGCAGGTGGTGAAGCTCCGGACCTAGCTTCTTTCCACGCGCGTTTTGGATGGTCATTAGCTATATACGGTCAAGTTCCAGCAGAGCGGGGTCTTTGCAAACTCCTTGGCGGTGCTTGGCGTGATGCCCGTCAGGAGCAGAACTGTGGAGACGAATATTATTTCCGAGATCTAGTCAACTCTCTACTTTCTGACCCTTCGGATGTCATTGTCGTACACCTGAAAGGGCCAGATGAGCCTGGACATGATGGTCGTCCAATCGAAAAAACACGAGCCCTCGAACGAATCGACCAGCTATTTACCGGGCCGCTAGTGGAAGGTTCTGGGACAGACGATGTCATTATTCTTACAGCGGACCATGCAACCCCTTGCGATCTTGGAATACATTCGGCTGATCCTGTACCAGTTCTAATTTCGGCTAGGTCTATTCCAAAAGATGCAAGTGACCGTTATTGCGAAAATCAAGCCAGAAACGGTGCTCTGCCTGTGAAAATAGCGTCCGATCTTTTGGACTATCTACAGAGAATTTTGGGGAATTCATGA